The nucleotide window CATATTGTGTTAAAGTTCAAATCTCACAATCAACTTTGGTTCTCATATTGACAGTGTAGCCTATAGAAAAGCATAATTTTAATACACCACAGAAAGATCACAGTTGCCATCATTTGGAATATCAGCAATGTTTACATAGTTCACAATTTAACGTGTTGAGAAAGGATACTATCGTGCCAGcagctctgtaacttcctccttgGTCATGACTATATGCTCTGGAACAAGCTAAGATACATAAACAATTAAATTCATTTACAGAAACAGAGTCCACTTTAGAAATAGTCTGACGATGCACATGTTCAATTTAAAATCGTTCCCCAGTACATGCCTAATCATGTCAATGGAAAAGAACAGTCACAGATTCCACTTTCCATGCTGGTCCATTGGGTCAGGAGGTGGAAAATTGCAATAGAGATTTcacttctgcaagtttatttttaaactcaAAAGATTTAAAGTATTGTTCaatgtataattttttttctattaGAACTGTCACAGTTGCTCCAAGttgtctttctcccttttttataAGAATGGTCGTCTCACTCCATCTTTTTTGTGAGGAAGGATTGTCCCAGGCAATTAAAAAAGTTTTCACTTTTCAAAGACTCCAGGGCATACATAGTATAGCCAATGTACTACTCTCCCAACCTCAATAGATGCTTCAGTGGAATATTCCTTGTTTAAAAAGGCGGAAATATTAACTATCAACTGTCCTGACACTTGAACTTCAGTAGAAGGTTCATAAAAACTCAAACGTATTAGGTCAGTAAGCATCTCACCTCCAGGACTTCACACTAGATAACTACTTTTATTATATACACTTATCTAATTACTACTCTGTAGCACCAGAGAGTCTTACTTTATAACAAAGAAATGGATTTTTGCAAATAAGAACTTCATGGAAACAAGGAAacttattttattttcaaaattaccATTTGTAAAAGTTTGCATGAAGGCAGATGGCTTATGTACCAGGTTTTTACAGTACTTGTGCAGAACATTTAAGAACAGCATTCTGCTGGATAATCAGCAAATTTATGTCAGAGAGAAACCAAAAATAGCCTCGATTGAATAGCACAACCAAGTGCAATTGTGTGTGTAATAACTGTATTGGTGTTAAGAGTTAAAAGTCAAATCATGGGGCTGAAGCAGTCGAATACAACCCGAATGCCAAAGTTACACTATGACCCCATTATCATCCCTATCATATACATTATATAGAATAAACTAACAAAAACAATTCCAAAGAtagcacatttaaaaaaattaaactagatACAGTTAGGTTAAGCATCTCAGATTATATGCACCTGATCCCTGCCTGACACTTTAGTGGTACCTTTGCTCTTCAAGGTGAGCAGTAATTTCAAAGAAAGGTTTTTCCAAACTTACCTCATGTTCTGTAATATTAATTAGGAGCTCCTGTTGCAAGAATTGCTCAAGTATGTACTTAGGAGCCATGTCAACGAGGGACTGGGCAAAAATAAGAAATCAAATAGAAACATTAATACTTTAGCTTAGGAAAACTTATGCTCGTATCATTTTATTTTACTATATAAGAACCGTCTGATATTTTCCTCAGTCCTGCATATCACTGCCCTTTTATGCCTTAGTATCATGCACCACTCCACAAAGTATAAGCAGGTCACCCAGTCTCAGGAGATGACAAGACATTTCCTCTCCTGTGGGCAAGCAACACTCTCTgctccccttttttctgtttcataatTTCCCCGAAGTCTAGCATGATCATGTAACAGGATCCAAAACTAATACACGTGAAACAGTATATTTGAAGATACTGAAATTTTCCTATTCCTCTCATCCAGTAAAAAGGGAAGGATGGTCTGCACCATTGGTACCCTTCAGGTCAAACCAACAGTAGGCTAGCAGTAGTATTCATGAGAAACATCTCACTGAGCACAACGCTTCACTCACTATATGGCACTCCATATTTCAGTCTGTCTAGAATGGACAGCACTTAACTAGCTAGGTTCAAGGACCTTGTGGTGGTTGCTTACACCATCTAATTCCTACCGTGGTGTGGATTTGTATTTTGATTAAAGTGGATGATTTAGTTTACTTCTTCATCCTCTCATTTAATGATTCAATACTTACAAATTAGCACACAGAAAAAATAGCAAGTTTCTGTAATATAATTAAACTGCCATTTTGTACCTGTTTTGCTGATGGTGTCATCCCTTGTTGTACCACAATGATGGCTCTGGTAATATTTTCTTCCTGCATGCGCTGACAGTACATTTTAATGGTTTTAATCCCAACTTTAGGCTCCTCTGATATAAAAATGAACAATTTTTAATATCAGTCTCAAACATATCCACACAATTAATAGGAAGAACTGCTTTGAGAAGCAACAACATGCTTGTTTGTTATTCATCTACTTCATCAAGGCATACATTTGTAACTAGCAAACACAAGGAAATTCACATTAGCACATTTTCCTTCAGGGACAAGTACTGCGCTAAGGCTGTGTCACAAAACTAATTTCTTATTTTCCCACCCCAGCTGTAATATTCTGAAAAAGATTAATTTACAATAGAATAAGCTAAAATTGCTAATGGGCAATACTATTTCAACTTTTTCTTTTAAGTCGAACATTGCTTAAAATTAAGCAGCATTAAAAATAATTTGAACATAGAGGATTTAGTAgaagacacacatacacagcccCAATAAAatgagcatttgcaaccatcttcagccagaagtgccaagtggatggtccatttcggcctcctcccgatatcctcatcTTCACAGaaaacagtcttcagccaatttgattcactccacttgatatcaagaaacggctgagtgcactgaatacagcaaagactatgggcccagacaacatcccggctgtagtgctgaagacttgtactccagaattagccgcgcctctagccaagctgttccagtacagctacaacactggcatctacccgacaatgtggaaaattgccaggtatgtcctgtccataaaaagcaggacaaatccaatccggccaattaccgccccatcagtctactctcaatcatcagcaaagtgatgaaggtgccgtcaacagtgttatcaagcgacactcgctcaccaataacctgctcaccgatgctcagtttcggttccgacagggcctcattacagccttcgtccaaacatggacaaaagagctgaattccagaggcgaggtgatagtgactgcccttgacatcaaggcagcatttgaccgagtgtggcaccaaggagccctagtcaaattgaactcaatggaaatcagggggaaaactctccagtggctggagtcacacccagcacaaaaggaaggtggtagtggttgttggaggccaatcatctcagccctaggacattgctgcaggagttcttcagggcagtgtcctaggcccaaccatcttcagctgcttcatcaatgatcttccctccatcataaggtcagaagtggggatgttcactgatgattgcacagtgttcagttccattcgcaacccctcagataacgaagcagtccgtgcccgcatgcagcaagagctggacaacatccaggcttgggctcataagtggcaagtaacattcgcagcagacaagtgccaggcaatgaccatctccaacaagagaaagtctagccacctccccatgacattcaacagcattaacatcgccaaatcccccaccatcgacatcctgggggtcaccattgaccagaaacttaactggaccagacatataaatactgtggctacaagagcaggtcagaggctgggtattctgcagtgagtgactcaccacctgactccccaaagcctttctaccatctacaaggcacaagtcaggagtgtgatggaatactctccacttgcctggacgagtgcagctccaacaacactcaagaagctcgacaccatcttgaacaaagcagcccgcttgattggtaccccatccaccaccctaaacattcactcccttcatcatcggcgcaccgtgactgcagtgtgaaacatctacaggatgcactgcagcaactcgccaaggcttctttgacagcacctcccaaacccgtgacctctgccacctagaaggacaagagcagcaggcacatgggaacaccacctgcatgttcccctccaagtcacacaccatcccgacttggaaatatattgccaagctttcatcatcgctgggtcaaaatcctggaacgcccttcctaacagcactgtgggagaaccttcaccaactcaagaaggtggctcaccaccacctactcaagggcaattacgaatgggcaataaatgctggccttgccagcgacgcccacatcccatgtacgaataagaaaaaaaggaCAGTTGCTCCTGGGTAGTTGTAGTGTGCCTAGTTGACTTAGAGTAGTTGACTAAAAGCAGCATGGGTAGAGGGCCAGAAGTAGGATGGCAGCTAGGCCAGGCTGCTCATCATTGCTAGATAATCAGAGCTCAAACTCTGGGCTTGCGATTCTAGGGAAAGGGCAGACCAGTTGTACAGTTAATCTCTGCCTAAGGAAGGATGGGAAGCTGCCCAAAATGGTGCAGATGTTGCTCCTCACATTCGGTCCTGGTTGCTTAACTGAGAAGAATGGACTAAACTAATATATCCATAGGTCAACTGTATCCTTCCCACCTCTCCAAGGTGGGAGTGTTAAAACCCAAAATAATTTAGTTTGTGTACCTGGAAAGAAAATGAACATCTGATCAGTGGGGTCATCATTATGAGCAACAAGCACAGTCAGGTCTGAACGTCGTGGCCGTCCTTCACTTGGCTTATCTCCAAATTGACCCCTAAATTCATCCAGTGTCTGATCCAATTCATCTTGTGTCACTAAATATCCACGATCATGGCAAAGCTGCAAATTACAAAGGATAAGCATTTCATTAAGTACTTTTTCCTTAACATGAAAGTTTCCTATCTATCCCATAATTATTCAGAAAACAATAGTTATTATGGTAAATGAAAGGAACTGGTTTGTTCCcaacagactgcaggtgaattcAGAATCCAACTGTAGCCTTCGCGCAAAGTGGTTGATTGCAGCGTCAGCAAAGCCAGTTACATGTAGATGCAGATTGAATCAGGGCCAAACCTGTCACTGGAAGGAAGCTGATTGAGACTGTCTCCTTTAGGGAATCTCACTTTGCATCGAAATCATCTTGGCACCCAATTTGCACTAAATTTAGCACTGGTGTGACACTAAACTTTGAGCATGAAAACACCCTAACACAGAcatttaataggtgttcaaaattatgataatTTTGATtgcgtaaataaagagaaactgtttccactggcaaatgggtcagtaaccagaggacacagatttacagtaattgtCAAATCACCAGAGGGGtgacaagaattttttttatgcagcaagtcgttatgatctggaatgcactgcctaaaagggtggtggaagcagattcagtagtaactttcaaaagggaattggatatatacttgaaaaggaaaaatttgcaggactatggagaaagagctagggagtgggactaattggatatttttttttattcgttcacgggttgtgggcgtcgctggcgaggccagcatttattgcccatccctaattgccctcgagaaggtggtggtgagccgccttcttgaaccgctgcagtccgtgtggtgacggttctcccacagtgctgttaggaagggagttccaggattttgacccagcgacaatgaaggaacggtgatatatttccaagtcgggatggtgtgtaacttggaggggaacgtgcaggtggtgttgttcccatgtgcctgctgctcttgtccttctagatggtagaggtcgtgggtttgggaggtgctgtcgaagaagccttggcgagttgctgcagtgcatcctgtggatggtacacactgcagccacagtgcgccggtggtgaagggagtgaatgtttaggatggtggatggggtgccaatcaagcgggctgctttatcttggatggtgtcaagcttcttgagtgttgttggagctgcactcatccaagcaagtggagagcattccatcacactcctgacttgtgccttgtagatggtggaaaggctttggggagtcaggaggtgagtcactcgccgcagaatacccagcctctgacctgctctcgtagccacagtatttatatggctggtccagttaagtttctggtcaatggtgacccccaggatgttgatggtgggggattaggcgatggtaatgccgttgaatgtcaaggggaggtggttagactctctcttgttggagatggtcattgcctggcacttatctggcacgaatgttacttgccacttatgagcccaaacctggatgctctttcaaagagccagcacaggcacgatgggctgaatggcctccttctgatctATATGACTTTATGATTTCGTTAAAGTCTAATAATCGGCACCTGAAATTTTCAAATTACATCCACGAACTGATAAAAGACTCAGCAGTACAATTTATAGATATTATTCTTCCAACTTAACACCATGCAGATGAAATAGTGGTGGTGATAGCAGTGCAAGCAGTTTGAAGTCATGAATTAAGAATATTGGTACCAATGTGCTAAATAAACATGGTGACAACACTGCTGTTCTCACTAGACTTATTtagcatacgaattaagagcaggagtaggctattcagcccctcgagcctgttctgccatttgataagatcatgtctgatctgattGTAACTTCAACCCTATTTTcctatctacctactataacttctgactcccttgttaatcaggaatccatccaactcagccttaaaaatattcatgatgtggagatgccggtgatggactggggttgacaattgtaaacaattttacaacaccaagttatagtccagcaattttattttaaattcacaagctttcggagacttcctccttcctcaggtaaatttacctgaggaaggaggaagtctccgaaagcttgtgaatttaaaataaaattgctggactataacttggtgttgtaaaattgtttacaattaaaaatattcaatgaccctgcctccacaactctctggggaagggagttccacagactcacgaccgtcagaaaaattttctcctcaatctccatcttaaatgggagaccccttatttttaaactgtggcccctagttctagtctctcctacaaggggaaacatcctctcagaatctaccccttcttttcccctcaggatcttatatgtttcaataagatcatctctcattcttctaaattccagcatATACAGGCCAAACCTGTCCaagctttcctcataagataaccccatcaccccaggaatcagtcaagtgaaccttctctgaaccacctccaaagaaattatgtcctttcttaaataaatattagtaccatattTTTCACATTAGTACCAATATAGAGGAAAAGTTAATAAATagcaaaatactgtagatgctgaaagtcaaaaataaaaacaaaatgctcagGTGTGTGGAGAttcacagagttaatgtttcaggtcaatgacctcttGTCATAATGAGAGGAATGGTTGAAGTTGTGAATCTATACTTCTTGTGCATGGAAAGAGGAAGTAGAAAAGAGTTAGGTGCTTTAAACCCAGGGAGAAAGAGTTTTTTTTCTCAAGAT belongs to Heptranchias perlo isolate sHepPer1 chromosome 29, sHepPer1.hap1, whole genome shotgun sequence and includes:
- the LOC137299529 gene encoding DNA-directed RNA polymerases I, II, and III subunit RPABC1, producing MDDEEETYRLWKIRKTIMQLCHDRGYLVTQDELDQTLDEFRGQFGDKPSEGRPRRSDLTVLVAHNDDPTDQMFIFFPEEPKVGIKTIKMYCQRMQEENITRAIIVVQQGMTPSAKQSLVDMAPKYILEQFLQQELLINITEHELVPEHIVMTKEEVTELLARYKLKESQLPRIQAGDPVARYFGLKRGQVVKIIRPSETAGRYITYRLVQ